One window from the genome of Fulvivirga lutea encodes:
- a CDS encoding sensor histidine kinase has product MSKFRAHLIPFLISLGCFLVSAACYFSYNHFVQPEEEVTSDINDQLNIEITKALNQLKSISDQQLDNEKLFKEIESNDGVFAYREGKIRAWSDFEYVPDYAEIKGNYEVKFIRSVRKEYLACKVVSDGYELVKVIPLYSNFKIENKYFNSSFKKSLFPTSAIRIVKTENADHKICYKEQCLFGIVYLTNSEVNRGWLRNIGMLLFITGSITFLIFTLAYCKDVARQSFFKALAVLLLSLFVFRYLLLELELPNGLSDSPLFDSKVFASSVINTSLADLILNLFIFLVFASFVWLRLLKSKDYRSLLRKTVFTKNLVSFFLISLFIFSFHWLFLLSQTLYHNSQISFDINQSILFDVPRMAAIICYILFGIAIFLIAHTAVSAAIHLGKSRTKLTLLFLVSSVVYSLANELIDQAYLISVLIAAMVFFTVLLSRIRFSLTRLSFSTFLYLFLFMGGFALVGSGSIYEFENEREVERKKRYVSQFLTDNDHMAEYLLYVANEKIANDIFIQTRMASPFLSKDVVKSKIKQVYLNDYFDKYDVRIFTYDAEGRSFESELGQPQNMKKLTMSEFKTGYDDIYFINLQESGASKRYLNYIEVKRRGIQVGFIVLDLRLKRIIPDNVFPEMLVDNRFLTPYQNADYSYAVFNDDEVAYSSGDFNYDEDFIERSNFQNEEKFSFDDYSHVAVNDQAGHRIVVSSNDHPLADVVSNFSFFFLLQVFLLLLCLLAYVLIIWIKKLDLSYSARIQLYLNIAFFLPLIAVSLTTLSLINASFEREVVEEYYKKAEQIGSSLSSVLSDFVENITNEDELNETIADISAYAGADINLFSTSGKLIASNQPSIYENELLSEFVNPEAYSHIVIDGEKAYTTKESVGELKYNSVYFGVKSYETGDLVGVVSIPFFDSESALQESQIVVLKNIINVFTFVFIAFLIVSYFATEWLTFPLRFITQKLKRTTLTEFNEPLNWESNDEIGLMVGEYNKMLINLEESKNALARSEKQSAWREIAQQVAHEIKNPLTPMKLTLQHLQRTLDPSNKERSKPINSLLKQIETLDDIATSFSSFAKMPIPASEKFELTSVINNNVSIHKATKNLIIDLQLPNEKVYTLGDEQLMGRIISNLILNGIQSSDKAEKELQIALKSNNQKILLSVTDNGAGIPEEIQSKIFVPNFTTKESGSGIGLAIAKHGIEHAGGKIWFETEEGKGTTFYIELPLLDE; this is encoded by the coding sequence ATGAGTAAGTTTCGAGCACATCTTATACCTTTTTTAATTTCTCTGGGATGCTTTCTGGTTTCGGCTGCCTGTTATTTTTCCTATAACCATTTCGTTCAACCTGAGGAAGAAGTTACAAGTGATATCAATGATCAATTAAATATTGAAATCACAAAAGCTTTAAATCAACTTAAAAGTATCTCTGATCAGCAACTAGATAATGAAAAGTTGTTTAAAGAAATTGAAAGTAATGATGGTGTATTTGCATATCGTGAGGGTAAAATAAGAGCCTGGTCTGATTTTGAATATGTACCTGACTATGCTGAAATAAAAGGCAATTACGAAGTTAAGTTTATTCGATCAGTCAGAAAGGAATACCTTGCATGCAAGGTAGTTAGCGATGGTTATGAGTTAGTGAAGGTAATTCCGCTTTACTCCAATTTTAAAATAGAGAATAAATATTTCAACAGTTCTTTTAAAAAGTCACTATTCCCAACCTCTGCTATTCGCATAGTAAAAACTGAAAATGCCGATCACAAAATATGTTATAAAGAGCAATGTTTATTTGGGATAGTGTATCTGACTAATTCTGAAGTTAACAGAGGTTGGCTCAGAAATATCGGGATGTTACTTTTCATTACAGGCTCAATTACTTTCCTGATTTTTACATTAGCTTATTGCAAGGATGTAGCAAGGCAATCTTTTTTCAAAGCTCTGGCAGTCTTACTTCTTTCATTGTTTGTATTTAGATATTTACTATTAGAATTGGAGTTGCCTAATGGCCTTTCTGATTCTCCTTTATTTGATTCTAAAGTATTCGCTTCCTCCGTTATTAATACTTCATTGGCAGACCTGATACTTAACCTATTCATTTTTTTGGTATTTGCCTCTTTCGTGTGGTTAAGACTGTTAAAATCAAAGGATTACAGATCGCTTTTGCGAAAAACAGTATTTACTAAAAATCTTGTTTCATTCTTTTTGATCTCACTATTTATATTTTCTTTTCATTGGCTATTTCTTCTATCGCAAACATTATATCATAACTCCCAAATATCCTTTGACATCAACCAATCGATTTTATTCGATGTTCCAAGGATGGCGGCTATTATTTGTTACATCTTATTTGGCATAGCCATATTTTTAATAGCGCACACTGCAGTTAGTGCTGCTATTCATCTTGGCAAAAGCCGAACTAAGCTTACTTTACTTTTTCTGGTTAGTAGTGTGGTGTACTCGTTAGCCAATGAGTTGATTGATCAGGCTTACTTAATATCGGTACTAATTGCGGCAATGGTTTTCTTTACAGTTCTATTGTCGAGGATTAGATTCTCTTTAACAAGGTTATCATTTAGTACGTTTCTTTATCTCTTTTTATTCATGGGTGGATTTGCTCTGGTAGGATCAGGCTCCATTTATGAATTCGAAAATGAACGTGAGGTTGAGAGAAAGAAAAGGTATGTGAGTCAGTTCCTTACTGATAATGATCATATGGCTGAATATTTACTTTACGTTGCCAATGAAAAAATCGCTAACGACATTTTTATTCAGACAAGAATGGCCTCTCCTTTCCTCTCTAAAGATGTAGTGAAATCGAAAATTAAACAGGTTTATTTAAATGATTACTTCGATAAATACGATGTGAGAATTTTCACATACGATGCTGAAGGTAGGTCATTTGAGTCTGAATTAGGGCAACCACAAAATATGAAAAAGCTCACAATGAGTGAGTTTAAAACGGGGTATGATGATATCTACTTTATCAACCTGCAAGAAAGTGGTGCAAGCAAAAGGTACCTCAATTATATTGAAGTTAAGAGACGAGGCATTCAAGTCGGTTTTATTGTTCTCGACCTCCGATTGAAAAGAATCATACCTGATAATGTATTTCCGGAAATGTTGGTGGATAACCGTTTTCTAACTCCATATCAGAATGCAGATTATAGCTATGCAGTTTTTAATGACGATGAAGTAGCCTATAGCTCTGGAGATTTTAATTATGATGAAGACTTTATTGAGAGAAGCAATTTTCAAAATGAAGAGAAATTTTCATTTGATGACTATTCTCACGTAGCTGTGAATGATCAGGCCGGACATAGAATTGTAGTTAGTTCCAATGATCATCCACTTGCAGATGTAGTTTCTAATTTTTCGTTTTTCTTTTTGCTTCAGGTATTTCTATTGCTTCTGTGCTTGTTAGCTTATGTGTTGATCATTTGGATAAAAAAGCTTGACCTATCCTACTCAGCAAGAATTCAGCTTTACCTTAATATAGCCTTTTTCCTACCCTTAATAGCAGTGAGCTTAACCACTTTAAGCTTAATTAATGCCTCATTCGAGCGTGAGGTAGTAGAGGAATATTACAAAAAGGCCGAGCAGATAGGCTCGAGTTTAAGTAGTGTATTAAGCGATTTTGTGGAGAATATCACCAATGAAGATGAATTGAATGAGACAATCGCTGATATTTCCGCGTATGCCGGAGCAGATATTAATCTTTTTAGTACATCAGGTAAGCTTATAGCCAGTAACCAACCCTCTATCTATGAAAATGAATTGCTTTCTGAGTTTGTAAATCCTGAAGCATACAGCCATATAGTTATCGATGGTGAAAAGGCCTATACAACAAAAGAGTCAGTAGGGGAGCTGAAGTATAACTCAGTATATTTTGGCGTAAAGTCGTATGAAACAGGTGACCTTGTAGGAGTGGTAAGTATTCCATTTTTTGATTCAGAGTCTGCCCTTCAGGAAAGCCAAATTGTTGTATTAAAGAATATTATCAACGTTTTTACCTTTGTCTTTATCGCCTTTTTAATCGTTTCTTACTTTGCGACAGAGTGGCTAACATTTCCGTTAAGATTTATTACCCAAAAGCTAAAGCGTACAACATTAACAGAATTTAATGAACCATTAAATTGGGAAAGTAATGATGAGATAGGTTTGATGGTAGGTGAGTATAATAAAATGCTTATCAACCTTGAGGAAAGTAAAAACGCGCTGGCACGGAGTGAAAAACAGAGTGCCTGGAGGGAGATTGCACAACAGGTAGCTCACGAAATTAAGAATCCACTTACGCCTATGAAGCTTACTCTTCAGCACTTACAGCGCACGTTAGATCCTTCAAACAAAGAAAGGAGCAAACCTATTAACAGCCTGCTCAAACAAATAGAAACATTGGATGATATTGCTACATCGTTTAGTTCTTTTGCTAAAATGCCAATACCTGCCAGTGAAAAATTTGAACTCACATCGGTGATTAATAATAATGTAAGTATTCATAAAGCCACAAAAAACTTAATCATCGACTTACAATTACCTAATGAGAAAGTATATACACTCGGTGATGAGCAATTGATGGGTAGAATTATATCTAATCTGATATTAAATGGAATTCAGTCTTCTGATAAAGCAGAAAAGGAGTTGCAGATAGCATTGAAAAGTAATAATCAGAAGATTTTATTAAGTGTAACTGATAATGGAGCAGGAATTCCTGAAGAAATACAATCAAAGATATTTGTTCCGAATTTTACCACGAAGGAATCGGGTTCTGGAATTGGGTTAGCTATTGCAAAACATGGCATTGAACATGCCGGTGGTAAAATTTGGTTTGAAACAGAAGAGGGGAAAGGAACAACTTTTTATATTGAGCTCCCCTTACTAGATGAATGA
- a CDS encoding DUF983 domain-containing protein: MGPFKAALSGKCPQCREGDIFESSALELSKFHKMHTNCPKCGLKFEREPGFFIGAMYVNYAFSVAIIVAVGIALSVFNIYNLHTFVLSVVGLILLLLPFLFRYSRILFLYLFGGVDYQPRD; the protein is encoded by the coding sequence ATGGGTCCGTTTAAGGCAGCATTATCAGGTAAATGCCCCCAATGTAGGGAAGGTGATATCTTTGAATCATCAGCCTTGGAGCTATCAAAGTTTCATAAAATGCATACTAACTGCCCTAAGTGCGGCCTGAAGTTTGAGCGTGAGCCTGGCTTTTTTATAGGTGCAATGTATGTAAACTACGCCTTTTCTGTAGCTATTATCGTGGCCGTTGGTATAGCACTATCCGTATTTAATATATATAATCTACACACGTTTGTTCTTTCTGTGGTAGGATTGATATTACTGCTTCTACCATTTTTATTTAGATATTCCAGAATACTCTTTCTTTACCTGTTTGGAGGTGTTGATTACCAACCAAGAGATTAA
- a CDS encoding DUF420 domain-containing protein has protein sequence MIKNMETEKSNKLIIAISVVIPIAVAILFGVKIDGYDFSFLPPIYATINGLTSVLLIAALIAIKSKKISLHERIMKFCLILSGLFLVMYVIYHMTSEPTSYGGDYKNLYFTILISHILLSISVIPLVLFTYVRAINGNFDKHRKLAKITFPIWLYVAVTGVVVYIMISPYYA, from the coding sequence ATGATAAAGAATATGGAGACTGAAAAGTCTAACAAGTTAATAATTGCTATTTCAGTAGTAATTCCAATTGCCGTAGCAATATTATTTGGTGTTAAGATTGATGGGTACGACTTTTCATTTTTACCCCCTATTTATGCTACTATCAACGGTTTAACTTCAGTTCTATTAATTGCGGCTTTGATAGCGATAAAGAGCAAGAAGATTTCATTACATGAAAGAATAATGAAGTTTTGCCTTATTCTCTCCGGGCTGTTTTTAGTGATGTATGTTATATACCACATGACAAGCGAACCAACTTCTTACGGTGGTGATTACAAAAATTTATATTTTACCATCCTAATATCGCACATTTTGCTATCTATTAGTGTTATACCTTTGGTGCTATTTACCTATGTTAGAGCTATAAATGGTAACTTTGATAAACACCGAAAGTTGGCGAAAATTACATTTCCAATTTGGCTGTATGTAGCCGTAACTGGTGTTGTTGTTTATATAATGATTAGTCCGTATTACGCATAA
- a CDS encoding cytochrome C oxidase subunit IV family protein, giving the protein MHTEETSNVQVIPADKEKIKLIWKTAGILALITALEFLVAFTVPHEMEMTRVVIFVGMTIVKAAYIVGEFMHLKYEVKVLIWSIIIPMIFVVWMLVAFVYEGGSIYADRF; this is encoded by the coding sequence ATGCATACAGAAGAAACTTCAAATGTGCAGGTAATACCTGCTGATAAAGAAAAGATCAAATTAATCTGGAAAACAGCTGGTATTTTAGCACTTATTACAGCGTTAGAATTCTTGGTTGCTTTTACAGTTCCTCACGAAATGGAAATGACCAGAGTAGTAATTTTCGTTGGTATGACTATCGTAAAGGCCGCTTATATTGTAGGCGAGTTTATGCACCTGAAGTATGAAGTAAAGGTGTTGATTTGGTCAATTATAATACCGATGATATTTGTTGTATGGATGCTTGTAGCATTTGTATATGAAGGCGGGTCAATTTATGCCGACAGATTCTGA